CCTTCGCCCCGGAGATTGCGCCACCAGGCCCGCCAGCCATGCTTGGCGGGCACCATGATGGTGACGTCGTGCCCTCGTCCCACCAGGCGATCGGCGTAGGTGAGAATGGCGCGCACGCCGCCCGCGATCCGGATATGGGGGGTCAGGAACGTGATCTTCATCGCAGGCCCACCCTCACCCTAGCCCTCTCCCTCTCAGGAGGGGGAGGGATTCGAAGAGTTCTTCACTTCCCGGAGACGAATCGGAAAGTATTCCTCTCCCCCCGCGAGGGGGAGAGGGCCGCAGTTCGAGCCGAGACGCTCGCCTCGAGCGACGAGGCGAGGGCTGAGTGGATGAGGGGGCGGCAGCGCTACGGCGCATCCCTTCTAAATGGCCATGGAGACCTGGCCGCCTCGACGATAGGCGGCCGGATCGAGCACGACGTTGACGCAGGAGACCTCGCCGGAGCCCAGGGCTTTCTCGAGGGCGGGACGGAGCTGCGTGGGCTCGGTGACGTGCACGCCCTTGCCGCCGAGCGCCTCCACCATCTGGTCGAAGCGCGTGAAGGGCAGCGAGGTGCCGACGGCACGCTCACCGCCGAAGAAGGACAGCTGGGGGTTCCTGATCTGGCCCCAGCCGCCGTCGTTGCCGATGACAACCGTCATGGGCAGCTTGAAGCGCACGGCCGTCTCCATCTCCATGCCATTGAGGCCGAAGGCGCCGTCGCCCGCGATGAGCAGGACCCGTCGAGCAGGATCGAGAAGCTTGGCCGCGATGGCGAAGGGCGGCCCCACGCCGAGGCAGCCGAAGGGCCCAGGATCGAGCCACTGCCCCGGTCGCTCCAGCTCCACGATCTTGGAGGCGCAGCCGACGACGTCGCCGCCGTCGCCCACCACCGTGGTCTGCGCATCCACGACGGCCGCGATCTCGTGGCCGAGCCGGTAGTGGCTGATCGGCACGCTGTCCGACAGCCGCTCGGCCATCAAGCGGTCCTGGGCCTCCGTCTCCTTCTTCTCGAGCGCCTGGCGCCAGCTCTCGAATCGCTTGGCGATGCCTTTGGACAGCGCCTGGCCCGCCTGGCGGAGCGTGAGCCCGATGTGCGAGGCTAGCCCCAGCTCGAGTGGTCGATTCCTGCCGAGCTCGACGGGATCGCAATCCACCATGGCCACCTTGACGTGCTCGCCGAAGGACGGCGGCCGGCCGTAGCCGAGCCGGAAATCGAGCGGCGTGCCCAGGACGAGGACCAGATCGGCCTGTCCCAGCGCGAAGCCGCGCGCCTGAGCAAAGGCCAGCGGATGCCGGCCCGGCAGACTCCCTCGCCCCGCGCCGTTCATGAAGATCGGCACGCCAGCGTCTTCCGCGAAGTTCCGAAGGT
The sequence above is a segment of the Candidatus Methylomirabilota bacterium genome. Coding sequences within it:
- a CDS encoding thiamine pyrophosphate-binding protein, whose protein sequence is RRARAEGKSMADLNGGHLVARTLKQAGVGHVFTLCGGHILPIYDGCVTGGVEVVDMRHEQAAAHAGDAYARLTRNLGVAIVTAGPGVTDAVTGVANAFSARSPLLLIGGAAPLGLRGLGSLQEVEQVDLLKPITKGAWTVSETRQIPEVLTTAIRTALTGRPGPVFVEIPVDLLMTMVEDRMAPIPTGYVHRHPVAPDPDSVQKLADLFAQAERPMIMAGSGVYWDDAAADLRNFAEDAGVPIFMNGAGRGSLPGRHPLAFAQARGFALGQADLVLVLGTPLDFRLGYGRPPSFGEHVKVAMVDCDPVELGRNRPLELGLASHIGLTLRQAGQALSKGIAKRFESWRQALEKKETEAQDRLMAERLSDSVPISHYRLGHEIAAVVDAQTTVVGDGGDVVGCASKIVELERPGQWLDPGPFGCLGVGPPFAIAAKLLDPARRVLLIAGDGAFGLNGMEMETAVRFKLPMTVVIGNDGGWGQIRNPQLSFFGGERAVGTSLPFTRFDQMVEALGGKGVHVTEPTQLRPALEKALGSGEVSCVNVVLDPAAYRRGGQVSMAI